A region of Ochotona princeps isolate mOchPri1 chromosome 2, mOchPri1.hap1, whole genome shotgun sequence DNA encodes the following proteins:
- the RCC1 gene encoding regulator of chromosome condensation isoform X2, whose amino-acid sequence MPPKRMAKRRSPPEDAIPKSKKVKVSHRSHRTEAGLVLTLGQGDVGQLGLGESVMERKKPALVPIPEEVVQAEAGGMHTVCLSKSGQVYSFGCNDEGALGRDTSAEGSETVPGKVELQEKVVQVSAGDSHTAALTEDGRVFLWGSFRDNNGVIGLLEPMKKSMVPVQVQLDAPVVKVASGNDHLVMLTTDGDLYTLGCGEQGQLGRVPELFANRGGRQGLERLLVPKCVLLKSRGTRGHVRFQDAFCGAYFTFAISREGHVYGFGLSNYHQLGTQGTESCFIPQNLTAFKNSTKSWVGFSGGQHHTVCMDSEGKAYSLGRAEYGRLGLGEGAEEKSVPTLISKLPAVTSVACGASVGYAVTKDGRVFAWGMGTNYQLGTGQDEDAWSPVEMTGKQLENRVVLSVSSGGQHTVLLVKDKEQS is encoded by the exons ATGCCACCCAAGCGCATGGCCAAGAGAAGGTCACCCCCAGAAGATGCCATCCCCAAAAGCAAGAAAGTGAAGG TCTCACACAGGTCCCACAGAACAGAAGCAGGCTTGGTGCTGACACTGGGCCAAGGCGACGTGGGCCAGCTAGGGCTGGGTGAGAGTGTGATGGAAAGAAAGAAGCCAGCTCTGGTACCCATTCCAGAGGAAGTTGTGCAGGCCGAGGCCGGTGGCATGCATACTGTTTGCCTAAGCAAGAGTGGCCAG GTCTACTCCTTCGGCTGCAACGATGAGGGCGCCCTGGGAAGGGACACGTCCGCGGAGGGCTCAGAAacagtgcctgggaaggtggagctgcaAGAGAAGGTGGTGCAAGTGTCCGCAGGAGACAGCCACACAGCAGCCCTCACCGAGGATGGCCGCGTCTTCCTGTGGGGATCCTTCCGG GACAACAATGGTGTGATTGGGCTGCTGGAGCCCATGAAGAAGAGCATGGTGCCCGTGCAGGTGCAGCTGGATGCTCCTGTGGTGAAGGTGGCTTCAG GAAATGACCATTTGGTGATGCTGACGACCGATGGCGACCTCTATACCTTGGGCTGCGGGGAGCAAGGCCAGCTGGGTCGTGTGCCTGAGTTATTTGCCAACCGTGGTGGCCGGCAGGGTCTGG AGCGACTCCTGGTCCCCAAgtgtgtgctgctgaaatccagggGAACCCGGGGCCATGTGAGATTCCAGGATGCCTTCTGTGGTGCCTATTTCACCTTCGCCATCTCCCGAGAGGGCCATGTGTATGGCTTCGGCCTCTCCAACTACCATCAGCTTG GAACCCAAGGCACAGAGTCCTGCTTCATACCCCAGAACTTGACAGCCTTCAAGAACTCCACCAAGTCCTGGGTGGGCTTCTCAGGGGGTCAGCACCACACGGTCTGCATGGACTCTGAAG GAAAAGCATACAGCCTGGGCCGGGCTGAATATGGGCGACTGGGCCTGGGTGAGGGTGCCGAAGAGAAGAGCGTCCCCACCCTCATCTCCAAGCTGCCTGCTGTCACCTCCGTGGCCTGTGGGGCCTCTGTGGGCTATGCTGTGACCAAGGATG GTCGTGTCTTTGCCTGGGGCATGGGCACCAACTACCAGCTGGGCACGGGGCAGGACGAGGACGCCTGGAGCCCCGTGGAGATGACAGGAAAGCAGCTGGAGAACCGTGTAGTGTTGTCTGTGTCCAGCGGTGGCCAGCACACAGTCTTGTTAGTCAAGGACAAGGAACAGAGCTGA
- the RCC1 gene encoding regulator of chromosome condensation isoform X1 — MPPKRMAKRRSPPEDAIPKSKKVKDSRNQAVRAAASRHVPGAHSGQVSHRSHRTEAGLVLTLGQGDVGQLGLGESVMERKKPALVPIPEEVVQAEAGGMHTVCLSKSGQVYSFGCNDEGALGRDTSAEGSETVPGKVELQEKVVQVSAGDSHTAALTEDGRVFLWGSFRDNNGVIGLLEPMKKSMVPVQVQLDAPVVKVASGNDHLVMLTTDGDLYTLGCGEQGQLGRVPELFANRGGRQGLERLLVPKCVLLKSRGTRGHVRFQDAFCGAYFTFAISREGHVYGFGLSNYHQLGTQGTESCFIPQNLTAFKNSTKSWVGFSGGQHHTVCMDSEGKAYSLGRAEYGRLGLGEGAEEKSVPTLISKLPAVTSVACGASVGYAVTKDGRVFAWGMGTNYQLGTGQDEDAWSPVEMTGKQLENRVVLSVSSGGQHTVLLVKDKEQS; from the exons ATGCCACCCAAGCGCATGGCCAAGAGAAGGTCACCCCCAGAAGATGCCATCCCCAAAAGCAAGAAAGTGAAGG ACTCCCGTAACCAGGcggtgagagctgcagcctcccGCCATGTTCCTGGCGCCCACTCCGGCCAAG TCTCACACAGGTCCCACAGAACAGAAGCAGGCTTGGTGCTGACACTGGGCCAAGGCGACGTGGGCCAGCTAGGGCTGGGTGAGAGTGTGATGGAAAGAAAGAAGCCAGCTCTGGTACCCATTCCAGAGGAAGTTGTGCAGGCCGAGGCCGGTGGCATGCATACTGTTTGCCTAAGCAAGAGTGGCCAG GTCTACTCCTTCGGCTGCAACGATGAGGGCGCCCTGGGAAGGGACACGTCCGCGGAGGGCTCAGAAacagtgcctgggaaggtggagctgcaAGAGAAGGTGGTGCAAGTGTCCGCAGGAGACAGCCACACAGCAGCCCTCACCGAGGATGGCCGCGTCTTCCTGTGGGGATCCTTCCGG GACAACAATGGTGTGATTGGGCTGCTGGAGCCCATGAAGAAGAGCATGGTGCCCGTGCAGGTGCAGCTGGATGCTCCTGTGGTGAAGGTGGCTTCAG GAAATGACCATTTGGTGATGCTGACGACCGATGGCGACCTCTATACCTTGGGCTGCGGGGAGCAAGGCCAGCTGGGTCGTGTGCCTGAGTTATTTGCCAACCGTGGTGGCCGGCAGGGTCTGG AGCGACTCCTGGTCCCCAAgtgtgtgctgctgaaatccagggGAACCCGGGGCCATGTGAGATTCCAGGATGCCTTCTGTGGTGCCTATTTCACCTTCGCCATCTCCCGAGAGGGCCATGTGTATGGCTTCGGCCTCTCCAACTACCATCAGCTTG GAACCCAAGGCACAGAGTCCTGCTTCATACCCCAGAACTTGACAGCCTTCAAGAACTCCACCAAGTCCTGGGTGGGCTTCTCAGGGGGTCAGCACCACACGGTCTGCATGGACTCTGAAG GAAAAGCATACAGCCTGGGCCGGGCTGAATATGGGCGACTGGGCCTGGGTGAGGGTGCCGAAGAGAAGAGCGTCCCCACCCTCATCTCCAAGCTGCCTGCTGTCACCTCCGTGGCCTGTGGGGCCTCTGTGGGCTATGCTGTGACCAAGGATG GTCGTGTCTTTGCCTGGGGCATGGGCACCAACTACCAGCTGGGCACGGGGCAGGACGAGGACGCCTGGAGCCCCGTGGAGATGACAGGAAAGCAGCTGGAGAACCGTGTAGTGTTGTCTGTGTCCAGCGGTGGCCAGCACACAGTCTTGTTAGTCAAGGACAAGGAACAGAGCTGA
- the RCC1 gene encoding regulator of chromosome condensation isoform X3: protein MQETALGSLLGRRLARKSCLTLIFTLLFQESKGAECGVWTSMVDKNMPPKRMAKRRSPPEDAIPKSKKVKVSHRSHRTEAGLVLTLGQGDVGQLGLGESVMERKKPALVPIPEEVVQAEAGGMHTVCLSKSGQVYSFGCNDEGALGRDTSAEGSETVPGKVELQEKVVQVSAGDSHTAALTEDGRVFLWGSFRDNNGVIGLLEPMKKSMVPVQVQLDAPVVKVASGNDHLVMLTTDGDLYTLGCGEQGQLGRVPELFANRGGRQGLERLLVPKCVLLKSRGTRGHVRFQDAFCGAYFTFAISREGHVYGFGLSNYHQLGTQGTESCFIPQNLTAFKNSTKSWVGFSGGQHHTVCMDSEGKAYSLGRAEYGRLGLGEGAEEKSVPTLISKLPAVTSVACGASVGYAVTKDGRVFAWGMGTNYQLGTGQDEDAWSPVEMTGKQLENRVVLSVSSGGQHTVLLVKDKEQS, encoded by the exons ATGCAGGAAACAGCTCTAGGCTCGCTGCTGGGGCGCCGGCTCGCGAGGAAATCATGTTTGACTCTGATCTTCACGCTTCTCTTTCAGGAGAGCAAAGGAGCAGAATGTGGTGTTTGGACATCGATGGTG GACAAGAACATGCCACCCAAGCGCATGGCCAAGAGAAGGTCACCCCCAGAAGATGCCATCCCCAAAAGCAAGAAAGTGAAGG TCTCACACAGGTCCCACAGAACAGAAGCAGGCTTGGTGCTGACACTGGGCCAAGGCGACGTGGGCCAGCTAGGGCTGGGTGAGAGTGTGATGGAAAGAAAGAAGCCAGCTCTGGTACCCATTCCAGAGGAAGTTGTGCAGGCCGAGGCCGGTGGCATGCATACTGTTTGCCTAAGCAAGAGTGGCCAG GTCTACTCCTTCGGCTGCAACGATGAGGGCGCCCTGGGAAGGGACACGTCCGCGGAGGGCTCAGAAacagtgcctgggaaggtggagctgcaAGAGAAGGTGGTGCAAGTGTCCGCAGGAGACAGCCACACAGCAGCCCTCACCGAGGATGGCCGCGTCTTCCTGTGGGGATCCTTCCGG GACAACAATGGTGTGATTGGGCTGCTGGAGCCCATGAAGAAGAGCATGGTGCCCGTGCAGGTGCAGCTGGATGCTCCTGTGGTGAAGGTGGCTTCAG GAAATGACCATTTGGTGATGCTGACGACCGATGGCGACCTCTATACCTTGGGCTGCGGGGAGCAAGGCCAGCTGGGTCGTGTGCCTGAGTTATTTGCCAACCGTGGTGGCCGGCAGGGTCTGG AGCGACTCCTGGTCCCCAAgtgtgtgctgctgaaatccagggGAACCCGGGGCCATGTGAGATTCCAGGATGCCTTCTGTGGTGCCTATTTCACCTTCGCCATCTCCCGAGAGGGCCATGTGTATGGCTTCGGCCTCTCCAACTACCATCAGCTTG GAACCCAAGGCACAGAGTCCTGCTTCATACCCCAGAACTTGACAGCCTTCAAGAACTCCACCAAGTCCTGGGTGGGCTTCTCAGGGGGTCAGCACCACACGGTCTGCATGGACTCTGAAG GAAAAGCATACAGCCTGGGCCGGGCTGAATATGGGCGACTGGGCCTGGGTGAGGGTGCCGAAGAGAAGAGCGTCCCCACCCTCATCTCCAAGCTGCCTGCTGTCACCTCCGTGGCCTGTGGGGCCTCTGTGGGCTATGCTGTGACCAAGGATG GTCGTGTCTTTGCCTGGGGCATGGGCACCAACTACCAGCTGGGCACGGGGCAGGACGAGGACGCCTGGAGCCCCGTGGAGATGACAGGAAAGCAGCTGGAGAACCGTGTAGTGTTGTCTGTGTCCAGCGGTGGCCAGCACACAGTCTTGTTAGTCAAGGACAAGGAACAGAGCTGA